In Archangium violaceum, the following are encoded in one genomic region:
- a CDS encoding SUF system Fe-S cluster assembly regulator, with translation MLRMSKMTDYGIVLLTELARAGNETRTARELAAGTGVPLPSVSKVLKGLQGAGLLVSHRGASGGYGLARPAEEIPLTEIITALEGPVSLTECGAHGAHPPAGTCELETVCRVRGHWRVINRTIQDALGRLTLADLCAPVPRLVGLGVPSRPAAPAQNPNSTPATAGGVPS, from the coding sequence ATGCTCCGGATGAGCAAGATGACCGACTACGGCATCGTGCTGCTGACCGAGCTGGCGCGCGCCGGGAACGAGACGCGCACGGCGAGGGAGTTGGCGGCCGGTACCGGTGTGCCCCTGCCCTCGGTGAGCAAGGTGCTCAAGGGGCTGCAGGGCGCTGGCCTGCTGGTGTCCCACCGGGGCGCCAGCGGCGGCTACGGCCTGGCCCGGCCCGCCGAGGAGATTCCCCTCACGGAGATCATCACCGCGCTCGAGGGGCCCGTGTCCCTCACCGAGTGTGGCGCGCATGGCGCCCATCCGCCCGCTGGCACCTGTGAGCTGGAGACGGTGTGCCGGGTGCGCGGTCACTGGCGCGTCATCAACCGCACCATCCAGGACGCGCTCGGGCGGCTGACCCTGGCGGACCTGTGCGCGCCGGTGCCGCGCCTCGTGGGCCTCGGGGTGCCCTCGCGCCCGGCGGCCCCGGCCCAGAACCCGAATTCCACCCCCGCCACCGCGGGAGGAGTCCCCTCATGA
- a CDS encoding response regulator transcription factor — protein MNLDSRERALISELKESLASSLELPVVLARAQGWMFELVSADHAAWCVSRPGRFSEYEWVMTDRLAAFLARYPEMAGDDFVRGSVVHQPNVVLRDSQMAPREVLTRSRSYQLCRELDTPLEHVMSVRLDMRQDWHGGLTVYREQRMEFSEREQARLQSVTPVLARTVRNCRMFSGVATHGPLPEALLQQQRMECLVLTPKGKEVLRTARVTSLLRDWFSPSELGSSGLPREWVEWLLWLVRLADAGESGSDIWERHRGDQTLRVTFVRMPDRDGRRLWTLVLDAIQYAIPVPASWSPPLTPREMEVASYVLQNHDDESIAAQLEISQKTAKTHVKNIFRKLRPVNRAELIYRAALKYMAARD, from the coding sequence ATGAATCTCGATTCGCGCGAACGGGCGCTCATCTCCGAGCTGAAGGAGTCACTGGCCAGCTCCCTGGAGCTTCCGGTGGTACTGGCCCGGGCCCAGGGATGGATGTTCGAGCTCGTGTCGGCGGACCACGCGGCGTGGTGCGTGTCCAGACCGGGCAGGTTCTCCGAGTACGAATGGGTGATGACGGACAGGTTGGCGGCGTTCCTGGCCCGTTATCCCGAGATGGCTGGGGATGACTTCGTGCGGGGCTCGGTGGTGCACCAGCCCAACGTGGTGCTCCGGGACTCGCAGATGGCACCGCGCGAGGTGCTGACGCGCAGCCGGTCGTACCAGCTCTGCCGTGAGCTGGACACTCCCCTGGAGCACGTCATGTCGGTGAGGCTGGACATGAGACAGGACTGGCACGGGGGTTTGACGGTCTACCGCGAGCAGCGCATGGAATTCTCCGAGCGGGAACAGGCGCGCCTGCAATCGGTCACGCCTGTCCTGGCCCGTACGGTCCGCAACTGCCGGATGTTCAGTGGGGTGGCGACGCACGGCCCGCTCCCGGAGGCGCTCCTCCAACAGCAGCGCATGGAATGCCTGGTGCTGACCCCGAAGGGCAAGGAGGTGCTGCGCACGGCCCGGGTCACTTCGTTGCTGCGGGATTGGTTCTCCCCTTCCGAGCTTGGCTCCTCGGGTCTTCCTCGTGAATGGGTGGAGTGGCTGCTCTGGCTCGTGCGCCTGGCGGATGCAGGGGAGTCCGGGTCGGACATCTGGGAGCGTCATCGTGGGGACCAGACCTTGAGGGTGACGTTCGTCCGGATGCCGGATCGGGACGGACGGCGGCTCTGGACGCTGGTGCTCGATGCGATTCAGTACGCCATTCCCGTGCCCGCGTCCTGGAGCCCGCCGCTCACCCCGCGGGAGATGGAGGTCGCCAGCTACGTGCTCCAGAACCACGACGACGAGTCCATCGCCGCCCAACTCGAGATTTCGCAGAAGACGGCGAAGACGCACGTGAAGAACATCTTCCGGAAGCTCCGGCCGGTGAACCGCGCGGAGCTCATCTACCGGGCCGCCCTGAAGTACATGGCGGCCCGGGATTGA
- a CDS encoding ABC transporter substrate-binding protein, producing MRRRPAIPLFLATLTMLVAACEKKAQPAPTPPPAPSQAAASPGEPPAESDTVLLGQVGSLTGSEATFGISARNGIAMAVEEANAAGGVKGKKLAVRVYDSQGKPEEAAQAVTRLITQDKVAVILGEAASSNSMAMAEKAQAAGVPMITPSSTNPAVTKKGDYIFRVCFIDPFQGFVMAKFARDNLKMNRVAVLQDNKSAYSVGLTDVFSRKFSEMGGTIAGNESYSKGDTDFRAQLTALKKTKPQALFVPGYYTDVGIIARQARELGLTVPLLGGDGWESDKLFELGGEAIEGSYYANHYSVDNPDPRVQGFISKYKAAYGAVPDSVAALAYDAAMLSIDAMKRAPDLSGASIRDAIASTKNFPGVAGTINLDENRDPVKQAVILKVEGGKTKFVTTVEP from the coding sequence ATGCGCCGCCGTCCCGCCATCCCGTTGTTCCTCGCCACGCTCACCATGCTGGTGGCCGCCTGTGAGAAGAAGGCGCAGCCCGCACCCACTCCCCCGCCCGCCCCCTCTCAGGCCGCGGCCTCCCCGGGTGAGCCTCCGGCGGAGTCGGACACCGTGCTCCTGGGCCAGGTGGGCAGCCTCACCGGCAGCGAGGCCACCTTCGGCATCTCCGCGCGCAACGGCATCGCCATGGCCGTCGAGGAGGCCAACGCCGCCGGTGGCGTGAAGGGCAAGAAGCTGGCCGTGCGCGTCTACGACAGCCAGGGCAAGCCCGAGGAGGCCGCCCAGGCCGTCACGCGCCTCATCACCCAGGACAAGGTGGCCGTCATCCTGGGCGAGGCCGCTTCGTCCAACTCGATGGCCATGGCCGAGAAGGCCCAGGCGGCCGGCGTGCCGATGATCACCCCCTCGTCCACCAACCCCGCCGTCACCAAGAAGGGCGACTACATCTTCCGCGTCTGCTTCATCGACCCCTTCCAGGGCTTCGTGATGGCGAAGTTCGCTCGCGACAACCTGAAGATGAACCGCGTGGCGGTGCTGCAGGACAACAAGAGCGCGTACTCGGTGGGGCTCACGGACGTGTTCAGCCGGAAGTTCTCCGAGATGGGCGGGACCATCGCCGGCAACGAGAGCTACTCGAAGGGTGACACGGACTTCCGCGCCCAGCTCACCGCCCTCAAGAAGACAAAGCCACAGGCGCTCTTCGTGCCCGGCTACTACACCGACGTGGGCATCATCGCGCGTCAGGCGCGCGAGCTGGGCCTGACGGTTCCGCTGCTCGGCGGCGATGGCTGGGAGTCCGACAAGCTGTTCGAGCTGGGCGGCGAGGCCATCGAGGGCAGCTACTACGCCAACCACTACTCGGTGGACAACCCGGACCCGCGCGTGCAGGGCTTCATCTCCAAGTACAAGGCCGCCTACGGCGCCGTGCCCGACAGCGTGGCGGCTCTGGCCTATGACGCCGCGATGCTCTCCATCGACGCCATGAAGCGCGCGCCGGACCTGTCGGGCGCCTCCATCCGCGATGCGATCGCCTCCACCAAGAACTTCCCGGGCGTGGCCGGCACCATCAACCTCGACGAGAACCGCGATCCCGTGAAGCAGGCCGTCATCCTCAAGGTCGAGGGCGGGAAGACGAAGTTCGTCACCACCGTCGAACCGTAG
- a CDS encoding universal stress protein translates to MLKHILVAIDGSETSRKAARFAHDLAQQTNSRITLLFVLEPPRVVPFGFLDSELISGPQRTPEELDAVRRMLDELAADLPKAQVDKVVEIGRPADTIVAMADKLGADHIVVGARGLNPGGKWLLGSVSDRVVQHAGRPVTVVH, encoded by the coding sequence GTGCTCAAACACATCCTCGTCGCCATCGATGGCTCGGAGACCTCGCGCAAGGCGGCGCGCTTCGCCCATGACCTGGCGCAGCAGACCAACTCGCGCATCACCCTCCTCTTCGTGCTCGAGCCCCCCCGGGTCGTACCCTTCGGGTTCCTGGACTCGGAGCTCATCTCCGGCCCCCAGCGCACCCCGGAGGAGCTAGACGCCGTGCGGCGCATGCTCGATGAGCTCGCCGCCGATCTGCCCAAGGCCCAGGTGGACAAGGTCGTGGAGATCGGCCGCCCCGCGGACACCATCGTCGCCATGGCCGATAAGCTGGGCGCGGACCACATCGTGGTGGGCGCTCGTGGCCTCAACCCCGGTGGCAAGTGGCTGCTCGGCTCCGTCAGCGATCGCGTCGTCCAGCACGCCGGCCGCCCCGTCACCGTCGTCCACTGA